GGGGAAAGTCGCCCGCCTCAGTGAACACAATGACGCCGTGGTACTCTCCTTGTTGGCCGGTCCTGTTCACCTTGAGCTTCACCTTGTGCATAAATTCGGCCAGAGGCATGCGGGCTTCCTTGAAGAGGACGCCGAGGTCAGCTTTTTCTGTGTCCAAAAGATCAAAGATCAGTGAGTCCGGCTCGCTTCAGCACTTCGCTCAGGCAGACGGAGCTCTCGAGCTCGATGTTGGGCATGCTGAGCTCGACGAGAGCCTCGCGGCAGCTTCTGACTGCCTGCTTAAACGCCTCCGCGTCCAGGCGGTACTCGACGGCGTGCACTCCACGCCGGTCGGTGGGCAGTAGCAGGAGCATGTGCCAGTTTCGAGCCATGCTCGGAACGACCAGGCACTGTCGCCGCGAGAGCCTTGGACGTGCAGTAGCGGTAGTACGAGATGGAACGCACCTTGTGCGTCTTGCACGGGTTGGTGCCGTTATTGTAGAAGTTGGCCAGGATGGTCCTGTGGGGGTCGAAGCGCGAGCCCCACGCGTGCTCGGCGTACGCGGCGCTCGCGATCAGCTGACACGACGACGTGCCGGCTCCGTTGACTCTGGGCAGGTTGTCGCTGATCACGCTAAGCAAATAGCCCCGGGACGTTATCTCGAACCAGCGGTTAGTCTCGTTACTGGTGTGCTCAGGCTTCTGATCTGCCAGCGGGGTCCGGATGGCAACGGAAAAGTTCTCGCGAACCGTTTTGCTGAAGTCTTCGTTGACGGAGTCGCTGGAGGCCACGAACAGAACGCTAATGCGCTGCAGTCGCTGGTGCTCTCCGCCGGCCcgcagcatgcgtatgaggttcTTGAAGAAGCCTTCGATTCGGTCGGTGGACATTGGGAGCTCGCTGAAGCGTAGCACTTCTTCGAGCTGCTGCTTGGTGGAGCCACCGCAGCCGAAGCTGAGGCCCACCAGCAGCCAGTACACGTGGCTGGGCGAGAAAGAAAGGTTCTACTGGCGAGGAAGGTACGGCAGCAGCCGATGGGCGAAGCTGTTGATGGCATAGCTTATGTGCTGCAGTGCGAGCGGCTCCTGGAGCGGTCCGGCGACGCCCAGGTCCAGTTC
The Amblyomma americanum isolate KBUSLIRL-KWMA chromosome 3, ASM5285725v1, whole genome shotgun sequence genome window above contains:
- the LOC144124230 gene encoding intracellular coagulation inhibitor 3-like, whose amino-acid sequence is MTSGNPEMPPTDTESAVSLTLEEGDEERHVYWLLVGLSFGCGGSTKQQLEEVLRFSELPMSTDRIEGFFKNLIRMLRAGGEHQRLQRISVLFVASSDSVNEDFSKTVRENFSVAIRTPLADQKPEHTSNETNRWFEITSRGYLLSVISDNLPRVNGAGTSSCQLIASAAYAEHAWGSRFDPHRTILANFYNNGTNPCKTHKCLVVPSMARNWHMLLLLPTDRRGVHAVEYRLDAEAFKQAVRSCREALVELSMPNIELESSVCLSEVLKRAGLTDL